The Nitrogeniibacter aestuarii genome has a window encoding:
- a CDS encoding urease accessory protein UreD, producing the protein MNARAPALLRTDLAAASSWQARLRLGFEARGERTALVERIHEGPLRLQKALYPEGERICHGIVLHPPAGIAGGDVLDVSVSVHDKAHALITTPGAGKWYRSLGAEGVLRQHLSVAAGGVLEWLPQENIVFRQANARLVTEIDLAPDACLFAMEMTAFGRHGEDHQFHDGRFAQSMRIRRDGRTLWREQGRVDGGHRLMHAASGLDGQRVTGTFIAAGPGLNDALVERCREISITHGDGGITLLPDLFIARYLGDRCEAGRDWFAALWGVLRPALTGQEARIPRIWKT; encoded by the coding sequence ATGAACGCCCGCGCGCCTGCTCTGCTTCGCACCGATCTTGCGGCCGCCTCCTCTTGGCAGGCCCGGCTGCGATTGGGCTTCGAGGCCCGTGGCGAGCGCACGGCGCTTGTCGAGCGCATTCATGAAGGGCCGTTGCGACTACAGAAAGCCCTTTACCCGGAAGGCGAACGCATTTGCCACGGTATCGTCCTGCATCCTCCGGCCGGCATCGCTGGCGGCGATGTGCTCGATGTGAGTGTCTCGGTGCACGACAAGGCCCACGCGTTGATCACCACCCCGGGGGCCGGCAAATGGTACCGCAGCCTCGGCGCGGAAGGCGTGCTTCGACAACACCTGAGCGTTGCCGCCGGTGGCGTGCTGGAGTGGCTCCCGCAGGAGAACATCGTGTTCCGCCAGGCCAATGCGCGGCTGGTCACGGAGATCGATCTGGCGCCCGACGCCTGCCTGTTCGCCATGGAAATGACGGCTTTCGGTCGCCACGGCGAAGACCACCAGTTTCACGACGGCAGATTCGCACAGTCGATGCGTATCCGGCGAGATGGCCGAACCCTGTGGCGTGAGCAAGGGCGCGTTGATGGCGGTCACCGGCTGATGCACGCAGCCAGCGGGCTCGACGGCCAACGGGTTACCGGCACCTTCATTGCTGCCGGCCCCGGCCTGAATGACGCCCTGGTCGAACGCTGCCGCGAGATATCGATCACCCACGGCGACGGGGGCATCACCCTGCTGCCCGACCTGTTCATTGCCCGCTATCTGGGGGACCGCTGCGAAGCCGGCCGCGACTGGTTCGCCGCCCTGTGGGGCGTGCTGCGGCCGGCGCTGACCGGCCAGGAAGCCCGCATCCCCCGCATCTGGAAGACCTGA